From Actinomycetota bacterium, the proteins below share one genomic window:
- a CDS encoding TIGR03618 family F420-dependent PPOX class oxidoreductase: protein MDELNARDLEILTGPNYGTFVTMNSDGSPHATITWVDAADGNVLINTAQGRVKDRNVRANPRVAVAVLPDGDAYDWISVIGTVIDIQTGDKAERHIDTLSHRYDGHGYSFTPGQVREILTIRPDRVIRYKT from the coding sequence ATGGACGAGCTCAACGCGCGCGACCTCGAGATCCTCACCGGGCCGAACTATGGGACGTTCGTGACGATGAACTCCGACGGATCACCGCACGCCACGATCACGTGGGTAGACGCAGCCGATGGAAACGTGTTGATCAACACCGCGCAGGGCAGGGTGAAGGACAGGAACGTCCGCGCGAACCCACGTGTTGCCGTCGCGGTGCTGCCCGACGGTGATGCGTACGACTGGATCTCGGTCATCGGTACCGTCATCGACATCCAGACCGGCGACAAGGCCGAACGCCACATCGACACGCTGAGCCACCGCTACGACGGCCATGGGTATTCCTTCACGCCGGGCCAGGTCCGCGAGATCCTCACGATCCGCCCCGACCGCGTCATCCGTTACAAGACCTGA
- the aspS gene encoding aspartate--tRNA ligase yields MSGFATSMRTHACGDLRGSDAGVEVTLCGWVWRQRDHGGVAFVDLRDAAGLVQLVVHPQEAPEAHATAQSFKSESVVRITGEVRMRPEGTVNRGLPTGEVEVSVRDVEVLAVAETPPFPIEDRTEASEELRLRYRYLDLRRPEMTRVLRLRHRIVRIIREEMDARGFVDVETPLLTRSTPEGARDFLVPSRLWPGSFYALPQSPQQLKQLLMVGGQDRYYQIVRCLRDEQTRADRSFEFTQLDMEMSFVSEEDVIAVIEPVYARIVRDVHGVEVPTPFPRMTYAEMISRYGTDKPDLRYGDRMLIADLSEDFAGTGFNAFAKALAQDGAIHGFATPWDGEPSRGDMRELETFVRGRGAAGLAWFRVTGANGLDGPIAKFLAPDEQAAIVKKTEASLGDVVFLVADKPSRVNSALDGLRRQMAARFDLAREGEWTFVWMVEPPLFEWGEDEGKWVSVHHPFTAPASDDLDPHTATSRGYDLVLNGFELGGGSIRIHRPEVQHKVFEVLGLSDEEIEEKFGHMLTAFRYGAPPHGGIAMGIDRLAMLMAGKETLRDVTAFPKSQSGADPLTGAPSPVSEDQLRELGIAVIEQPEED; encoded by the coding sequence ATGAGCGGGTTCGCCACGTCGATGCGAACGCACGCGTGCGGCGATCTCCGCGGGTCCGACGCCGGAGTTGAGGTGACGCTGTGCGGCTGGGTGTGGCGTCAGCGCGACCACGGAGGCGTGGCGTTCGTCGACCTTCGCGACGCCGCCGGGCTCGTGCAGCTCGTGGTCCACCCACAGGAGGCTCCGGAGGCACACGCCACCGCGCAGTCGTTCAAGTCGGAGTCCGTCGTTCGGATCACCGGCGAGGTGCGGATGCGGCCGGAGGGCACCGTGAACCGCGGCCTGCCGACGGGCGAGGTCGAGGTCTCGGTACGCGACGTCGAGGTGCTCGCCGTCGCGGAGACTCCGCCGTTCCCAATCGAGGACCGAACCGAAGCGTCCGAGGAGCTTCGTCTCCGATACCGCTACCTCGACCTGCGGCGGCCGGAGATGACGCGGGTGCTGAGGCTACGGCACCGGATCGTTCGGATCATCCGCGAGGAGATGGACGCGCGTGGGTTCGTCGACGTCGAGACACCGCTGCTCACGCGGAGCACGCCGGAGGGCGCGCGGGACTTCCTCGTGCCGTCGCGGCTGTGGCCCGGATCCTTCTACGCCCTGCCACAGTCGCCGCAACAGCTGAAGCAACTGCTGATGGTCGGCGGGCAGGACCGCTACTACCAGATCGTGCGGTGCCTGCGCGACGAGCAGACGCGCGCCGATCGGAGCTTCGAGTTCACTCAGCTCGACATGGAGATGTCCTTCGTCTCCGAAGAGGACGTCATCGCGGTGATCGAACCGGTGTACGCGCGCATCGTTCGCGACGTCCATGGCGTCGAGGTTCCGACGCCGTTTCCGCGGATGACGTACGCCGAGATGATCTCGCGCTACGGAACCGACAAGCCGGACCTGCGCTACGGCGACCGGATGCTGATCGCCGACCTTTCGGAGGACTTCGCCGGTACGGGATTCAACGCCTTCGCCAAGGCGCTCGCCCAGGACGGCGCGATCCACGGTTTCGCGACTCCTTGGGACGGCGAGCCGTCGCGCGGCGACATGCGCGAGCTCGAGACGTTCGTCCGCGGCCGCGGCGCCGCCGGCCTGGCGTGGTTCCGGGTGACCGGCGCGAACGGCCTCGACGGACCGATCGCCAAGTTCCTCGCTCCGGACGAGCAGGCAGCGATCGTCAAGAAGACCGAGGCGTCGCTGGGCGACGTCGTGTTTCTCGTCGCCGACAAGCCGAGCCGGGTGAACTCTGCGCTCGACGGCCTCCGCCGCCAGATGGCGGCGCGGTTCGACCTCGCGCGCGAAGGTGAGTGGACGTTCGTGTGGATGGTGGAGCCGCCGCTGTTCGAATGGGGAGAAGATGAGGGGAAGTGGGTCTCGGTGCACCATCCGTTCACCGCGCCGGCGAGCGACGACCTCGATCCGCACACGGCTACCTCCCGGGGGTACGACCTCGTGTTGAACGGGTTCGAGCTCGGCGGCGGGAGCATCCGCATCCATCGCCCGGAGGTACAGCACAAAGTGTTCGAGGTGCTCGGTCTGTCCGACGAGGAGATCGAGGAGAAGTTCGGCCACATGCTGACCGCGTTCCGCTACGGCGCGCCGCCGCACGGCGGGATCGCCATGGGGATCGATCGCCTGGCGATGCTGATGGCGGGGAAGGAGACGCTCCGAGACGTTACCGCCTTTCCGAAATCCCAGTCCGGAGCCGATCCGCTCACCGGCGCGCCGTCGCCGGTCTCGGAGGATCAGCTGCGAGAGCTCGGCATCGCCGTCATCGAACAACCCGAGGAAGACTGA
- the hisS gene encoding histidine--tRNA ligase, with amino-acid sequence MELQPPRGTADLLPPRSDAILSLYDEAHELARRFGYRYVETPTFEQTELFARTSGDTSDVVSKEMFTFEDKGGRSMTLRPESTASVVRAFLANAQKLPTPFKAYYVHPNYRHGRPQAARLREFRVFGIEVLGTAAPDADVEVVELADTFLRARGLRDVVLHLNSVGDEVCRPPYRKKLIAYLEPHVDELDEDCRKRLHTNPMRILDCKVDGKKDFVLAAPLISDNLDEACAAHFAAVRRGLEGVGVAFEHDPHIVRGLDYYTRTAFEFVSNAIGGQQSTICGGGRYDGLATVLGGSDVPGVGFGMGIDRALIAMETEGVELPPPRAPRCFVVAIAGARRAGLELVGDLRAAGISTERALEDRPLGAQLRMADRVGARYAAILGERETEAGVVTLRKLDDGTQEEVARADVVNWLMRNDGTEHR; translated from the coding sequence GTGGAGCTCCAGCCGCCGCGGGGAACGGCGGATCTGCTGCCGCCACGTTCGGACGCGATCCTGTCCCTCTACGACGAGGCGCACGAGCTCGCGCGTCGTTTTGGCTACCGGTACGTCGAGACGCCGACGTTCGAGCAGACCGAGCTGTTCGCACGCACATCGGGCGATACGTCGGACGTCGTGTCGAAGGAGATGTTCACCTTCGAGGACAAGGGTGGGCGATCGATGACGCTGCGACCGGAGAGCACCGCGTCGGTCGTTCGCGCCTTCCTGGCCAACGCCCAGAAGCTGCCGACGCCGTTCAAGGCGTACTACGTGCATCCGAACTACCGGCACGGTCGACCGCAGGCCGCGCGGCTCCGCGAGTTCCGTGTGTTCGGCATCGAGGTACTCGGAACGGCTGCGCCCGACGCGGATGTCGAGGTCGTCGAGCTCGCCGACACGTTCCTTCGCGCGCGGGGGTTGCGCGACGTCGTCCTCCACCTGAACTCCGTCGGCGACGAGGTATGCCGTCCCCCGTACCGGAAAAAGCTGATCGCGTACCTCGAACCACACGTCGACGAGCTCGACGAGGACTGCCGGAAGCGCCTCCACACGAACCCCATGCGGATACTCGACTGCAAGGTCGACGGGAAGAAGGACTTCGTCCTCGCGGCCCCACTCATCTCCGACAACCTCGACGAGGCGTGCGCCGCGCACTTCGCCGCGGTTCGGCGGGGTCTCGAGGGAGTGGGCGTGGCGTTCGAGCACGACCCGCACATCGTTCGGGGGCTCGACTACTACACGCGGACGGCGTTCGAGTTCGTGTCGAACGCCATCGGCGGCCAGCAATCGACGATCTGCGGGGGCGGTCGCTACGACGGGCTGGCCACGGTGCTCGGCGGCTCGGACGTGCCCGGCGTCGGGTTCGGCATGGGCATCGACCGCGCACTGATCGCCATGGAGACCGAAGGAGTTGAGCTCCCGCCGCCGAGAGCGCCGCGCTGCTTCGTGGTTGCGATCGCCGGCGCCCGGCGTGCCGGACTCGAGCTCGTGGGCGACCTGCGAGCGGCCGGAATCTCCACCGAGCGCGCGCTCGAGGACCGCCCACTCGGCGCACAGCTGCGGATGGCCGATCGGGTTGGCGCCCGCTACGCGGCGATCCTGGGGGAACGTGAGACCGAGGCCGGCGTCGTGACGCTCCGAAAGCTCGACGACGGCACGCAGGAAGAGGTCGCTCGGGCCGATGTGGTCAACTGGCTCATGCGCAACGACGGGACCGAGCACCGATGA
- a CDS encoding MBL fold metallo-hydrolase produces the protein MYLDVYSDNSFETNCWLIGADGTDDAVVVDPGFSPDAVRRLLELEGRRPVAVLATHGHFDHIGAAADFCGDDIPFYIHEADVLALSEYAAWGGLTSGRPISPVPVKDVRTVADGDVLTFAGFRIEVLHTPGHTPGSVVYRTDGWALSGDLVFAGTIGRSDFPNSSPLDIERSLRRFLELSDPTAIYPGHGPRTTVGRERASNPFLRDL, from the coding sequence ATGTACCTGGACGTGTACTCGGACAACTCGTTCGAGACGAACTGCTGGTTGATCGGGGCGGACGGGACGGACGATGCCGTGGTCGTCGACCCGGGGTTCTCGCCGGACGCCGTCCGTCGCCTGCTCGAGCTGGAGGGGCGGCGCCCGGTTGCGGTCCTCGCGACGCACGGGCATTTCGACCACATCGGTGCGGCCGCCGACTTCTGCGGCGACGACATCCCGTTCTACATCCACGAGGCGGACGTGCTCGCGCTGTCGGAGTACGCCGCGTGGGGCGGACTTACGTCCGGACGCCCCATCTCTCCGGTCCCCGTCAAGGACGTCCGGACGGTCGCCGACGGCGACGTGCTGACGTTCGCCGGGTTCCGCATCGAGGTGCTCCACACGCCGGGGCACACGCCCGGCAGCGTCGTCTATCGCACGGACGGCTGGGCGCTTTCGGGCGATCTGGTCTTCGCCGGGACGATCGGGCGCAGCGACTTCCCGAACTCTTCTCCGCTCGACATCGAGCGAAGCCTCCGCCGCTTCCTCGAGCTTTCCGACCCGACAGCGATCTACCCGGGACACGGACCTCGAACCACGGTGGGCCGCGAGCGCGCGAGCAACCCGTTCCTGCGAGACCTCTAG
- a CDS encoding DCC1-like thiol-disulfide oxidoreductase family protein, with translation MDRATLLYDDDCGFCRWITAKILRWDRRGSIRALPIQGPDAEESLAGMEPARRMASWHLATTDGEVRSGAAAVAPLARMLPGGRPIAYVAELFPGLTELAYGLVVRHRGALGRLIGAKACSVDPSRIAT, from the coding sequence GTGGACCGCGCGACGCTCCTGTACGACGACGACTGCGGGTTCTGCCGCTGGATCACGGCGAAGATCCTGAGGTGGGATCGTCGCGGCTCGATACGTGCCCTGCCGATTCAGGGGCCCGATGCCGAGGAGTCGCTCGCGGGCATGGAGCCGGCTCGGCGAATGGCCTCGTGGCACCTCGCGACGACCGACGGCGAGGTTCGCTCCGGCGCGGCCGCCGTGGCGCCACTCGCGCGGATGCTCCCGGGCGGTCGACCGATCGCGTACGTCGCCGAGCTGTTCCCCGGTCTCACGGAGCTCGCGTACGGACTGGTGGTGCGACACCGCGGAGCGCTCGGCCGACTGATCGGTGCGAAGGCGTGCTCGGTCGACCCGTCCCGGATCGCGACGTGA
- the dtd gene encoding D-aminoacyl-tRNA deacylase, whose product MRLLLQRVRRASVTVRGTPVAQIGTGFLLLVGIGKDDDSVDYDRLADKVFHLRVFEDELGKMNRSLSDVGGEILVVPQFTLFGDVRKGRRPSWDAAAPPETAEDRVEEFAQALEARGATVKRGAFREHMEVELVNDGPVTLWIDSEAL is encoded by the coding sequence GTGCGTCTCCTGCTTCAACGGGTCCGGCGCGCGTCCGTCACCGTGCGCGGAACGCCGGTCGCCCAGATCGGAACGGGGTTCCTGCTGCTCGTGGGCATCGGCAAGGACGACGACTCCGTCGACTACGACCGGCTCGCGGACAAGGTGTTCCACCTTCGAGTGTTCGAGGACGAGCTGGGCAAGATGAACCGTTCGCTCTCCGACGTGGGCGGCGAGATCCTGGTCGTGCCGCAGTTCACGCTGTTCGGCGACGTCCGAAAAGGGCGGCGGCCGTCGTGGGACGCAGCCGCGCCGCCCGAGACCGCCGAGGATCGCGTCGAGGAGTTCGCTCAGGCGCTCGAGGCTCGAGGCGCGACGGTGAAGCGCGGTGCGTTCCGCGAGCACATGGAGGTCGAGCTGGTGAACGACGGACCCGTCACCTTGTGGATCGACTCGGAGGCGCTGTAG
- a CDS encoding bifunctional (p)ppGpp synthetase/guanosine-3',5'-bis(diphosphate) 3'-pyrophosphohydrolase, translating into MEGTEQVRTERRSRLLSRLRPGEPETPPSGIEALLRTVKSYNPKADLKEIARAYRFADEHHAGQTRLSGEDFIEHPLSVARILADLGLDTTTLAAALLHDVVEDTDVTLGQLEDEFGNEVARIVDGLTKLESISFRSREQEQAENVRKMVVAMAGDIRVLLIKLADRLHNMRTLSPLQIDKQRRISTETLDIYAPLAHRLGVQQIKWELEDLSFKTLHPGPYREIASLVERRRSERQQYIDGVLEAARSRLREAGIKSDVDGRTKHLYSIYEKMVIGGKEFNEIYDLAGLRVLVDNLRDCYGALGAVHSLWKPVPGRFKDYVAMPKANMYQSLHTTVVGPQGRPIEVQIRTKEMHRTAEYGIAAHWRYKETRDGKKTRDSAELAWLGQMLEWLKDMADPREFMEGLRIDLYGGQVFCFTPKGDVVNLVAGGTPVDFAYAIHTEVGHRTIGAKVNGKLVPLDYELRTGDTVEILTSKAQGEGPSQDWLRFVKSPRARSKIRQWFSRERREDALEEGRDALQRLMRRQNVPFKRLATDEALQELADEMKFPNLDSLFLAVGQGHVSPQSIVARLTRLVQETTDEDVSEVPLARPVRIEQDVTSGVVVPGSADVWVRLARCCTPVPGDDIMGFITKGQGVSVHRLECPNAKALSSQSERLIDVSWRAGKSTSFVVAIQVEALDRTRLLSDVATALSDHHVNILSATSAVARDRTTILRFTFELADITHLAGILTAVKKVENVYDAFRVVPR; encoded by the coding sequence GTGGAGGGCACGGAGCAGGTCAGGACGGAACGTCGGAGCCGGTTGCTCTCGCGCCTTCGTCCGGGCGAGCCGGAAACGCCTCCAAGTGGCATCGAGGCGCTTCTTCGTACGGTCAAGTCTTACAACCCCAAGGCAGATCTCAAGGAGATCGCGCGCGCCTACCGCTTCGCCGACGAGCACCACGCCGGTCAGACCCGGCTGTCCGGCGAGGACTTCATCGAGCACCCCCTGTCGGTCGCTCGCATCCTTGCTGATCTCGGTCTGGACACCACGACGCTGGCGGCCGCGCTCCTTCACGACGTGGTCGAAGACACCGACGTCACGCTGGGCCAGTTGGAGGATGAGTTCGGGAACGAGGTCGCCCGGATCGTGGACGGGCTGACCAAGCTCGAATCGATCAGCTTCCGCAGCCGGGAGCAGGAACAGGCCGAGAACGTCCGGAAGATGGTCGTGGCGATGGCGGGTGACATCCGCGTGTTGCTCATAAAGCTCGCCGACCGACTGCACAACATGCGAACGCTCTCACCCCTCCAGATCGACAAGCAGCGCAGGATCTCGACGGAGACACTCGACATCTACGCCCCGCTGGCCCACCGGCTCGGCGTGCAGCAGATCAAGTGGGAGCTCGAGGACCTGTCGTTCAAGACGCTTCACCCCGGCCCGTACCGAGAGATCGCGAGCCTCGTCGAGAGGCGCCGGAGCGAACGCCAGCAGTACATCGACGGAGTATTGGAGGCGGCGCGTTCGCGGCTGCGTGAGGCCGGCATCAAGTCGGATGTCGATGGGCGCACGAAGCACCTGTACTCCATCTACGAGAAGATGGTGATCGGCGGCAAGGAGTTCAACGAGATCTACGACCTTGCGGGACTCCGCGTCTTGGTCGACAACCTTCGTGATTGCTACGGCGCGCTCGGCGCCGTCCACTCGTTGTGGAAGCCGGTCCCGGGTCGGTTCAAGGACTACGTCGCGATGCCCAAGGCGAACATGTACCAGTCACTGCACACGACGGTTGTCGGGCCGCAGGGGCGTCCGATCGAGGTGCAGATCAGGACGAAGGAGATGCACCGGACCGCGGAGTACGGCATCGCCGCGCACTGGCGTTACAAGGAGACCCGCGATGGAAAGAAGACGCGGGACTCCGCCGAGCTCGCCTGGCTCGGGCAGATGCTCGAGTGGCTGAAGGACATGGCCGACCCGCGCGAGTTCATGGAAGGACTGCGGATCGATCTCTACGGCGGCCAGGTCTTCTGCTTCACGCCGAAGGGCGACGTGGTGAACCTCGTGGCGGGCGGGACGCCGGTCGACTTCGCGTACGCGATCCACACGGAAGTTGGTCACCGCACGATCGGCGCCAAGGTGAACGGCAAGCTCGTGCCGCTCGACTACGAGCTCCGGACCGGGGACACCGTGGAGATCCTGACGTCCAAGGCGCAGGGAGAGGGTCCGTCGCAGGACTGGCTGCGGTTCGTCAAGTCGCCGAGGGCCCGCTCGAAGATCCGTCAGTGGTTCAGCCGCGAGCGTCGGGAGGACGCGCTCGAAGAGGGGCGAGATGCGCTTCAGCGCTTGATGCGCCGGCAAAACGTCCCCTTCAAGCGACTGGCGACCGACGAAGCGCTCCAGGAGCTCGCTGACGAGATGAAGTTCCCGAATCTCGATTCGCTGTTCCTCGCCGTCGGTCAGGGACACGTCTCGCCGCAGTCGATCGTGGCGCGACTCACGCGCCTGGTGCAGGAGACGACGGACGAAGATGTCAGCGAGGTCCCGCTGGCGCGACCGGTGCGGATCGAGCAGGACGTGACGTCGGGTGTGGTCGTTCCGGGATCGGCGGACGTGTGGGTGCGGCTGGCGAGGTGCTGCACGCCGGTACCGGGGGACGACATCATGGGGTTCATCACCAAGGGGCAGGGGGTGAGCGTCCACCGCCTCGAGTGTCCGAACGCGAAGGCGCTCTCGTCGCAGTCCGAACGGCTCATCGACGTGTCGTGGCGCGCCGGGAAGTCGACGTCGTTCGTCGTGGCGATCCAGGTGGAGGCGCTCGACCGCACGCGGCTGCTGTCGGACGTGGCGACCGCTTTGTCCGATCACCACGTGAACATCCTGTCGGCGACGTCCGCCGTGGCACGAGACCGGACGACGATCCTGCGGTTCACGTTCGAGCTCGCCGACATCACGCACCTGGCCGGCATCCTCACGGCAGTAAAGAAGGTGGAGAACGTGTACGACGCGTTCCGCGTCGTACCGCGCTAG
- a CDS encoding adenine phosphoribosyltransferase — protein sequence MDLERVKALVRDVPDFPQEGIVFKDITPLLADPIAFSTVIDLIVVHFGRGNVDKVVGIEARGFILASPVAYHFGAGFVPVRKKDKLPWETESADYALEYGTATLEVHRDAVTPGERVLIVDDVLATGGTAAATAQLVERIGGKVIGIACLIELGFLNGRDKLEGHDLFSLITY from the coding sequence ATGGACCTGGAACGGGTGAAAGCGCTCGTGCGCGACGTGCCCGACTTCCCGCAGGAAGGCATCGTCTTCAAGGACATCACGCCGCTGCTCGCCGATCCCATCGCGTTCTCGACCGTCATCGACCTCATCGTCGTGCACTTCGGTCGTGGCAACGTCGACAAGGTGGTGGGAATCGAGGCGCGCGGCTTCATCCTGGCGTCGCCGGTGGCGTACCACTTCGGCGCTGGGTTCGTGCCGGTGAGGAAGAAGGACAAGCTCCCCTGGGAGACCGAGTCGGCCGACTACGCGCTCGAGTACGGCACGGCGACACTGGAAGTCCACCGCGACGCGGTCACGCCGGGGGAGCGGGTCCTGATCGTTGACGACGTGCTCGCCACGGGCGGCACGGCCGCGGCGACGGCGCAGCTCGTCGAGCGGATCGGCGGAAAGGTGATCGGGATCGCCTGCCTCATCGAGCTTGGGTTCCTGAACGGCCGCGACAAGCTGGAGGGCCACGACCTCTTCTCGTTGATCACCTACTAG
- the secF gene encoding protein translocase subunit SecF yields MSLAATFQAFRGQRTPNFRIVQRRRTWFLFSGAVVALALVGLFARGLNYSIDFTGGSIIQFPTESGVTVEEIRDLLAQEPFDRGDAEIQVVGGNRVSIRTTALTDLSAEERTQLTEALAEQAAVAPEDVSIQVVGPTWGAQITRQAVIGLAVVLVAISIYVSLRFEWKMALAAIAAMVHDVVITAGVYALTGRQVSPPTVIAILTILGFSLYDSVVIYDKVKENTESPGYLAKDTYEGVANLSMNQVLMRSVNTSLVVVLPILSLLLFGGETLKDFAFAMLVGVITGAYSSIFVAVPILVILKEREPRYRQHRARLERRTGERPLRALEAPPPEEPSTEPAAVGAPTRTTPVRPRPKTRRKPPAKRRRR; encoded by the coding sequence ATGAGCCTCGCCGCCACCTTCCAGGCCTTCCGCGGGCAGCGAACCCCGAACTTCCGGATCGTCCAGCGACGGCGGACGTGGTTCCTGTTCTCGGGAGCTGTGGTGGCGCTCGCGCTCGTCGGCCTGTTCGCCCGTGGACTCAACTACTCGATCGACTTCACCGGCGGCAGCATCATCCAGTTCCCTACCGAGTCCGGCGTGACCGTCGAGGAGATCCGCGACCTCCTGGCGCAAGAGCCGTTCGATCGGGGGGACGCCGAGATCCAGGTCGTCGGAGGCAACCGTGTGTCGATCCGGACGACGGCGCTCACCGACCTGTCCGCGGAGGAGCGTACCCAGCTGACCGAGGCGCTCGCCGAGCAGGCGGCCGTCGCGCCCGAGGACGTCAGCATCCAGGTGGTCGGTCCGACGTGGGGAGCGCAGATCACTCGTCAGGCGGTGATCGGCCTCGCCGTCGTCCTCGTGGCGATCAGCATCTACGTGTCGCTTCGGTTCGAGTGGAAGATGGCGCTCGCCGCGATCGCCGCCATGGTCCACGATGTCGTGATCACGGCCGGCGTGTATGCGTTGACCGGGCGGCAGGTGTCGCCGCCCACCGTCATCGCCATCCTCACGATCCTCGGGTTCTCGCTCTATGACTCCGTCGTGATCTACGACAAGGTGAAGGAGAACACAGAGTCGCCCGGGTATCTGGCCAAGGACACGTACGAGGGCGTGGCGAACCTGTCGATGAACCAGGTGCTGATGCGTTCGGTCAACACGTCCCTCGTGGTCGTGCTGCCGATCCTTTCGCTGCTGCTGTTCGGCGGCGAGACGCTGAAGGACTTCGCGTTCGCCATGCTGGTGGGCGTGATCACCGGCGCGTACTCGTCGATCTTCGTGGCGGTTCCCATTCTGGTGATCCTCAAGGAGCGAGAGCCCCGTTATCGGCAGCACCGTGCCCGACTGGAGCGACGGACCGGCGAACGGCCGTTGCGGGCGCTCGAGGCGCCCCCGCCGGAGGAGCCTTCCACCGAACCCGCCGCGGTCGGCGCCCCGACCCGCACGACGCCGGTCCGCCCGCGCCCGAAGACCCGGCGGAAGCCCCCGGCCAAACGGAGGCGAAGATAG